One genomic region from Thalassotalea sp. PS06 encodes:
- the infC gene encoding translation initiation factor IF-3 has protein sequence MKGGQRGGQKEPQHKLNGAITAQEIRLIDIDGEAAGIVSLNEALDRAEAAGVDLVEISPTAKPPVCRVMDYGKFLYEKSKELKEQRKKQKQIQVKEIKFRPGTDEGDYQVKLRNLKRFLEGGDKAKVTLRFRGREMAHQELGIELLTRVKNDLEDIAQVESFPKRVEGRQMVMVLAPIKR, from the coding sequence ATTAAAGGTGGTCAAAGAGGCGGACAAAAAGAGCCGCAACACAAACTGAATGGCGCAATTACCGCTCAAGAAATTCGTTTGATTGATATTGATGGAGAAGCAGCAGGTATTGTTTCTCTGAATGAAGCTCTCGATAGGGCAGAAGCTGCCGGTGTCGATCTGGTTGAAATCAGTCCTACAGCCAAACCACCAGTATGTCGAGTAATGGATTACGGTAAGTTCCTTTACGAAAAGAGTAAAGAGCTTAAAGAACAGCGTAAAAAGCAAAAGCAGATCCAGGTTAAGGAAATCAAATTCCGACCTGGAACTGATGAGGGCGATTATCAGGTCAAACTACGCAACCTGAAGCGTTTCCTCGAAGGCGGCGACAAGGCCAAGGTTACATTGCGTTTCCGCGGTCGTGAAATGGCGCACCAGGAACTGGGTATTGAACTTCTGACTCGCGTTAAAAACGATTTGGAAGATATTGCTCAGGTTGAGTCTTTCCCTAAACGGGTGGAAGGCCGACAAATGGTGATGGTCCTAGCCCCTATTAAGCGATAA
- the thrS gene encoding threonine--tRNA ligase, which produces MPIITLPDGSQRSFENDVSIMQVALDIGPGLAKATIAGRVNGELKDACELITEDSKLQLITSKDADGLEIIRHSCAHLLGHAIKQLWPDTKMAIGPVIDNGFYYDVDLEQKLNDEDLEKLEKRMLELAKTNYDVVKKTVSWQQARDTFEQRGETYKMEILDENISRDDTPGLYHHEEYIDMCRGPHVPNMRHCHHFKLMNVSGAYWRGDSDNKMLQRIYGTAWADKKQLKAYIQRLAEAEKRDHRKIGKALDLFHWQAEAPGMVFWHNDGWTIYKTLEDYMREQLVKYGYEEVRAPLILDVGMWEKSGHWDKYGDMIFSTESEKRTYAVKPMNCPGHLQIFNQGLKSYRDLPYRMAEFGLVHRNEPSGSLHGLMRVRSFTQDDAHVFCTEEQIQDEVSACIEMVFDTYKTFGFEDIDIKLSTRPEQRVGSDEIWDKAEQSLAHALEANGIKYEIQVGEGAFYGPKIEFTLHDCLGRAWQCGTIQLDFSMPGRLGASYIGEDGERHEPVMIHRAILGSLERFIGILIEEYEGKLPLWLAPTQAVVMNITDKQSDYCNDVVKKLKENGFRAKADLRNEKIGFKIREHTLKRVPYLLVVGDKEMENGEIAVRTRKGDDLGKLSVDDFIKQLNNEVKSRTQA; this is translated from the coding sequence ATGCCAATCATTACGCTTCCTGACGGCAGTCAGCGCAGTTTCGAAAACGACGTTTCTATCATGCAAGTCGCATTGGACATCGGCCCGGGTCTTGCAAAAGCAACCATCGCTGGTCGTGTTAATGGCGAGTTGAAAGACGCTTGCGAATTAATCACCGAAGATAGCAAACTGCAACTTATCACCTCTAAAGACGCTGACGGTCTGGAGATTATCCGCCATTCATGTGCTCACTTATTAGGGCATGCAATTAAGCAGTTATGGCCGGATACAAAAATGGCAATTGGTCCGGTTATCGACAATGGCTTTTATTACGACGTAGATCTTGAGCAAAAGCTTAATGATGAAGACTTGGAAAAGCTTGAAAAGCGTATGCTTGAGCTTGCCAAGACAAACTATGACGTTGTTAAAAAGACCGTTTCATGGCAACAAGCCCGCGATACGTTTGAACAACGTGGCGAAACGTATAAGATGGAAATCTTAGACGAGAACATTTCTCGTGATGACACGCCAGGTTTGTACCACCACGAAGAATACATTGATATGTGTCGTGGCCCACACGTACCGAATATGCGCCATTGCCATCACTTTAAATTAATGAATGTCTCCGGTGCATACTGGCGTGGCGACAGCGACAACAAAATGTTGCAGCGTATCTACGGCACAGCCTGGGCAGATAAGAAGCAATTAAAAGCTTATATCCAGCGTTTAGCGGAAGCAGAAAAGCGTGATCACCGTAAAATCGGTAAAGCCTTAGACTTATTCCACTGGCAGGCGGAAGCACCGGGTATGGTGTTCTGGCACAACGATGGCTGGACAATCTACAAGACGCTTGAAGATTACATGCGTGAGCAATTAGTGAAGTACGGCTATGAAGAAGTTCGTGCGCCGCTCATTCTTGATGTTGGCATGTGGGAAAAATCCGGTCACTGGGACAAGTACGGCGATATGATTTTCTCAACGGAATCTGAGAAGCGTACTTACGCGGTTAAGCCGATGAACTGTCCGGGTCACCTACAGATCTTCAACCAGGGTCTGAAGTCTTACCGTGACCTGCCATATCGTATGGCAGAATTTGGTCTGGTACACCGTAATGAACCATCGGGTTCTTTACACGGTCTGATGCGCGTGCGTTCATTCACTCAGGATGATGCCCACGTATTCTGTACCGAAGAGCAGATCCAGGATGAAGTATCGGCATGTATCGAGATGGTATTTGATACTTACAAAACGTTTGGTTTTGAAGACATTGATATCAAGCTATCAACGCGTCCGGAACAACGTGTAGGTTCTGATGAAATCTGGGACAAAGCTGAGCAGTCTCTGGCACACGCGCTTGAAGCAAACGGCATCAAGTACGAAATCCAGGTAGGTGAGGGTGCATTCTACGGTCCGAAGATCGAGTTTACGCTTCACGATTGTCTTGGTCGTGCATGGCAGTGCGGTACTATCCAGCTAGATTTCTCTATGCCGGGTCGCCTGGGAGCATCTTATATTGGTGAAGACGGTGAGCGTCATGAGCCGGTAATGATCCACCGTGCAATCTTAGGTTCATTAGAACGATTCATCGGTATCCTGATTGAAGAGTACGAAGGTAAGCTACCATTATGGTTAGCACCGACTCAGGCAGTGGTGATGAATATCACCGATAAGCAGTCAGATTACTGTAATGATGTTGTAAAAAAATTGAAAGAAAACGGTTTTAGAGCCAAAGCAGACTTGCGCAATGAGAAGATTGGCTTTAAAATCCGCGAGCATACCTTAAAACGTGTTCCATACTTACTAGTTGTAGGTGATAAAGAAATGGAAAACGGCGAAATTGCCGTGCGTACACGTAAAGGTGACGATTTAGGAAAACTGTCGGTGGATGATTTCATTAAGCAATTGAATAATGAAGTTAAATCACGGACGCAAGCATAG